The genomic region ATTAAGTAGATGACACAGATTTCTCAACACAAGTACACTAATCAGCAATAACGCTTTGTCAGCTTGTCAATATTATTGTAATTCACGGCCACGCTGTATCAGCATTCAAAACAACAGCACCTCACACTTTATTTATACATGCAGCAAAAGAAGCGTGATTCATTTTAATTCGATCTGTTATCAATTATCATTCGTAAAGCAAATACATCATCAGATGCTTATACCGTAAGCACACCAACTCGTTACTAATATATTTAGTAGTGTTCAATAAATAAGTATGAACAAGTAGTGTTTTATCAAACCAACCCTCACCTCCAGTTAATCAACACCCCGTATTTAACGATTTCTATTATATGGCGACCTAGAGAGACGAACTGGACTTCTGAGGTAGGGAATAGGAAAGATGGCGAGCTTTATAATAATTGTAAGAGAAGGAAAAAAATTGGTAGATGGAGTATGAGATGGATTTGGAGATAGCCGCAGGATAGAAATGGTAGATGTCGGCAGGAATGAAGTTCGGAGTCTTAGGACCACGCCCAGCTTCAAGAGGACTTGGAAAGCAAATGAACAATAGTGTAAACGTTAGTAACTTTTAAGCTATTTTTTTCATTGCATACAGTCTCACATAcacgaaaattttttattaatataacaaatgcataatatataaatattttggaAATTATTAGAATTAATTTTTATTGAATATTGATAAATTAGGAcaagttttcattttttttttaagttttaggGTATATTCAATAATCTAGTTTATATTTTTCATGGTACATACAGATAATTATTGATACTAAGTTTATTTCTTAATGAAAACAAATGAATTTTGTTTACAATTCTAATAGACAGAATATGAAAGCGTTATTTGCAGTCTATAATTACATAATATTTTTAACTGAACGAAACGCTATATCAGGCTTTTATTTGGCGTaaagtatattatgtatattgttGTTACCTGACCCTGAAATTACGAGCCAGAAATACATACATCAGGAATTGGCTGAGAAGAGTTTTACGCATTacataagatataaaaaaatactgaaattatacaCTAGGAAAGGTGAATTAGAAATACTTTTAAGGGAATTACGATATTGAAATCATATTACTGAAAATATATAAGAAACGGCAAAGAAATAAAcgttttaaagaagaagaaaggaaaATACAAACATGATGGACAAGAATAAGTTTCACGGAAAATATGAGTTCCGATATATGGGACTGATGAATCAAGatttagagatttttttttaccaaagaCAAGACAAAGAAAcattaaagacgaaaattaaaaatatgactaTGGAAAGGAAATTACATTATTTATATACAAGGATATACAAGAatttttatacaatgattttgtgaagaaaagaaagtaatgatgtaagaagaaaaataaagacaTACAAGTTATAATGACGTAAGGAAgttttatataaattaaattaaattaatatttattgacggaaaactccattttacaattaaaattaaaagtcaaaattaaacattgaacacaagttaacttacattacttacaattaaactaacgacatcaaaaaattaaaattaaattaaaataattcactTGAAATAGTCCTTTTAAAAGCATTTAGTGTGACTCCCATGAAGTCTATATTTGGAAACTCATTTACACTagaaacaattttatttaaaggCATATTTTCTGCATGACGTGTATTGCACGATCTAGCAGATAGCAAGGGACATCTTCTCAAATTCCTAGCTGGAACATAAAAATCTATTCGACCCAGAATGCTAGGTGCAACAATAATACCATTTAACACCTTAAATACGAAATTAAGGTCAAAGTATCGCCTGCGATCCTCTAGACGGTGCAAATGAAACATCTGCATGACCTGACGGGAATTCAATTGCATTTCTCTAGTACCTAATCTATACCGCAGATATCTAACGAATTTATTTTGAATCGATTCAATTCGATATTTGTGATTCTCATAACTTGGACTCCAAATCACTGAACAATACTCTAGTAATGAACGAACATAACTCAAAAACAATCTCACAATTACagacaaattattaaaatcatatgacATTCTGATGACTAACCCTAATGTCCGATTAGCACACGCGCAATAATGGCATCATAATGGTCCACGAAACTTAGCTTACTATCCAGTAACACACCTAAATCCTTAATTACCTGAACCctagataaatccacatctcctatcttgtatttaaaatcactggtggtcttattacgtgaaaaaataatatatgagcATTTCGAAGCATTCAATCTAAGATTATTTTCCTGGCACCAATGTACTAAAGAATCAAAGTCTCTCTGCAAACCCTCACAATCAGATTCTGAcctaatgcatttaaatatcttTAAGTCGTCTGCAAATATCAGATATTCAGATTTAAAGTTCCTACCAATATCATTTACCAAAACAACAGAAAAAGCTTAGGACCCAAATGGGAACCCTGCGGAACTCCTGACACGGCTTCAAATCCATTAGAAACACATCCTGCTGATCTTACTTGCAATGTTCTTCCTTGCAAATACGAAGTAAACCAAGCTAATAAAGAACCAGTGATACCAAAGGTTCTCAGCTTTGTAATTAAGACATGATCTAGCAGGTCAAAGGTCTTACTGAATATATCGGTGTATATAGAGTGCACCTCGTAACCCTCATCTATTGCTGTACCTATACTATCGATATACAAAAAGAGGTTAGTGAGAGTAGAACGTCCGCCTACAAATCCATGTTGGTTGTCCGTAATAATGTTCCTAAAACAATTATCCAAACTTGGCAAAAccattttttcaaatactttagaTAAGGCTGACTGAATACAAACtggccgataatttttgatatcacTATGATCTCCTGCCTTGAAAATAGGACACACAAAGGAATGTTTCCATCTGTTCGGGAAAATTCCCGTCTGGAGAGATTTATTAAGAACATATACTAATGGTTCACACAAGGACACTGCACTTTCTCTTAGGAACAAATTCGGTATCAAATCAGGGCCAGCCCCTTTATTGACATTTAATGACAAGACATTCAGTAAATTGTCAAAAGTGACTTCGAGGTTACTAATTTCCACCTCCAGCTGTTGTGAGAAAATTTCATTACTCTCCAGGTTATCCAGAGATTTaccattaaaagtgctgtatacAGTACCAAAATGTTTCGCAAACAACtctgttattttttgtttgtcattCTCACTTTCCTTACCTAGAAACATAGAGCCAGGGAGAGCACCATGTCCGTTGGTTTTATTTTTGATGAACTTCCAAAATTCACCAGCGTTATCATTTATTCTCACTTTCATCTTTGAAACGTAAGCATTGTAAGACTGCTCAGTGAGTGATGAGCATTCATCtctcaaatttttaaattcaatatagtGGTGATActtatttttagttttatattttttatgcgcAATCTTTTTGGCAATGACTTTACTCTTAAGTTCAGATGAGAACCAAACAGGAAAATTCGATCTTTTTACAGATATCTTTGGTAAAAAAAGTTCAATTGCGTTCCAAATAATGGAATAAAAAGCATCTAAAATGTCATTTACATCCTCTAAACAGTACAACCCAATCCAATTGATCTGAAGCAAATAATTATTCAAGGCACCATAATCCGCCTTGTGAAAGTTGTGATAAATGTTAGTTTCCAAACTGATATATTGattatcaaatatttatttcattacaaatacttacgtCCTTTAAGTACAAAGGACTTGACATTTGGCGACGAGGATAATGGATACAAATATTACAGACACTACATCAACTACAACGCTTCCAACTACAGCCGGTACAAACACGAGTTCCTCGACTACAACTGCGATAGTTGCACCTGCTACAGCTCCtattcattttacaaaaaatactacaacaaaaactactattgaaatttgccgaaaaatttttacaacttttggtattcctaaagtttttgttaCGGACAATGGTAGACAATTTGACTCTCATGAGTTTAGAACTTTTATGAAAGATAATGGAATTACACAAAAATTTACTGCACCCTACCATCCTGCAACTAATGGACAGAGAGAGAGATATGTCCAAAtactgaaaaaatgtttaagggcTATGCGAAGTGAGGGAAATTACAGGGAGTTTGAATTATGTAAGCTACTTATGCAATACCGCAGAAGCCCACATACAGTTACAGGTAAAAGTCCCTCAGAACTTATGTTAGGAAGACAAATAAGGAATAGATTAGATCTACTTAAACCTTCGTGTAGTGATAGAGTTACCTATACTGATATGAGTCTAAGAAACTTTGATATAGGAACTAGGGTTTCCGTGAGGGATTATTTTCATTCTAAATGGCAATTTGGCATTATTGTACTCAGATTAGGGTTATTGCATTATTTAATTCAGTTAGATGATGGTAGAACATGGAAACGTCATGTAGACCAAATACAGCAAATTTAGGAATATACTCCATCTCAAAATAATCCGACATGTTACATTCCGGATACCATTACTCACAATTTGATTCCGAGGGAGGCATCAATTCTAGAGCACAGTGTCTCACCACCACCTACCGAAGTGATTACTGATGAATCCGAAATTTCAAACAATATGGAAAGTTCGAATAGtgtacctttttttttttttggattgaggtggaacgctcttagcagactagggaaggtgtccctagtactgttggactcggacaggagaggagaacacgctagGGCCCACAGACCAGAGTAGGTCCATGCGTCCCGCGTGCcccccataaccagccgcctaccaactaaaaccaccccctcttccgacccggaatatccctgGACGTGTTCATTAGTGAACGATACATGGGGATATCCCGCGCAGTCTATGTAAGTAGGGCTAAAGGAGAAGATTGGCATAAGCCCTTCTATACTATTCTCGCCTTCCTAGAAACGGAGAGGCGGATAGGGGGGAGGTCTTTGAGGATAAACTCATAAAAAGAAAGGACAGGCTCGCCTACCTAAGATCAGCAGACGGACAGGGGAGGTCTTTGGATAGTGAGCTGAATAATAGTGTATCTGGGGCTCAAACTGAAACTGAGGAACCCATTTTAAGGCGTTCCACTAGAGTAAGAAAACCTGTTACCAGACTGAATTTGTAAGTACTTTTACTTCTAGTTAACTTTTGTAATTCATGGTCAAGGGAGGAGGtgttatgttcgtgtaaaactcccTTAACCATGAATGTAGGTTGGTACTACTGTCATCTGAACGACAGCCGACAGCTGTCATATACTTAATACTGCGATAGAAAATGGAAACCATGTGCATAATTCTTTAAATtaaagtattttacatcgagtattatttcattacaaatacttacgtCCTTTAAGTACAAAGGACTTGACACAATCGAATTCGGGATAGAAATGGAAGACCTCAAGAAAAAAAGGACGCCTTTGAAGGCTAAAATTACAAGAATTGAAAACTGGCTCTCACAAAAGGCTAGTACGGAAAAGGATGCGCTACAATTTCAATTTCGGCAAACAgaattaaaaacctgttttttaaaatatgaagaaataatGGATCAGATAGACGAGATTGATGAAGCCGGTACTGAAGCAGAAGACAGGGTGAcaactgagcaaaaatatttctcTATTCTCGCGGGCCTACAGCGTAAGATGGACGAGTTATTGTTCGGCCCCCCTCCTCTTAGATCAAATAGCACTCAGTTAACTGTGGCCACTGCTAAGGTTAGGCTTCCGGAGATCACCATGCAAACGTATTCCGGGTCATTCTCTGAGTTCAACTCGTTCTACCAGCTCTTCGAGGCGGCTATAGTGAACAATGAAGAACTCAATAATGTGCAACGATTTATTTACCTCAAATCGTTCCTGCGAAATGAACCCCTCCAGTTGATCGACAACATCGAAGTTGTCGAAGAAAATTTCGATATAGCTATAAAAACTCTCAAAGATCGCTACGAAAACAAATCGCGAGTGATTAGCTTACACATTCAAAAATTGTTAAAGGCTCGATCTCTAGTTAAAAGTAATTCAAAGGCATTACGCGAATTTTTAACTCTAGCTCAGCAGACGCTGCTCGCTTTGAAAAATATGTCCGTACCAATTGAGCTTTAGATTTActattaattgaaatatttttacaaaaattagatTTTGCTACACATAGGGCCTTTGAATATGATATTGGGACAAAGACCTTACCTACCCTTTCacagttttttaaatttctcgagaaaaagtgtgatattcaggaaaaattaaatttttcagaCCATGATAAAAAGGTTAATAACAGATCTCAATCAAAAGCATCTTTCTTCTCATCAGTTGACCAACCATCACACTCTTTCTCTgataataataattgtatttttTGTAGAAGTAATGCTCATAAGGTTTATCAGTGTAATGATTTTAAATGCCTCTCTTTAcaggaaaaatttaattttgtaaaaggtaagaaACTGTGTTTTAATTGTTTGGGTACTCGATCATGTACTTTGTGTGGGGGTCATCATCACTCATCCCTCCATGGTACCTCTGAAAATGTCTCTTCCTCTAGGAACATCAATAGGCaagctctctctctctctctcgtgaGGGCAATGCTCAAACTCCTCAAAATTCTCAAGGTGCTTCTCGTGTTGTCGCTCCCATATCTACTCATCATTCTTTTAATAATCGCAGCCAAAATGAAGCTTCTACTAGCTCATCCAGACCTCCTTTAGATATGCAAAATTATCCAGATTCTCAGGCAGCCACATCTCTCTCCGCTTTATCAGTTAAAACTGATGTATTGTTGGCTACCGCTTTAGTAACAGTGTATTCGAAAGACGGCAGACCCATGCATGTCAGAGCGCTCCTAGATAATGGGAGCCAACATTCGTTTATCTCTCGTGATTTGGTTGAGAAGTTAAAACTCATCCCTTATTTTAAACAGCTACAGATATCAACCATATCCGAAAACACCTCACTCTCAAACGAAATGTTAAACTTAGAATTTTCCCCTATAATGTAAAGGACAGAAGTTTTAAAACTTCTTTCGCTGTACTCGATAGTATAACTTGTAGGCTTCCTAGAGCTACTATAGATAGAAGTAAAATAAAAGTCCCACAGGATCTCACTCTCGCAGATCCCTCGTATTCTGTTCCGGGTAAAATTGATTTGCTTCTGGCTGGTGATATCTATAGTGAATTATTGACTGATGGATTTATACGGTTAGGAAAAAATCTTCCCATTCTTCAGAATACTCACTTAGGCTATGTTATTTTTGGTACAATTAATCCTCAGGTTTTTCACCGTAATTCACATTTGGCTATCTCTCAGTCAAATGTTTCTCTCTTTGTTGAGTCCGAACCCGAACCCGAAGAAAATAAGTTGGATAAGTTGCTTCAACAATTTTTCGAAATTGAAAAGTCCCCCTTGCTAGTAAATTAACTCCCGATGAAGAATTAGCGGAACAAATATTTAGCAAAACTACTCTTGTGTTACCTTCAGGTCGCTTTCAAGTAAATCTTCCATTTGTCTCTGAAAACGCTAATAAAATGTTAGGTGAATCCTTTAAAATGGCTTTTAAAAGATTTATGAATTTAGAAAATAGGCTCTTGAAAAACGAAAGTACATATGCTCAGTATAAGTATTTCATTAATGAATATCTTCTTCTTGAGCATGCGAAAATAGTGCCTCTCTCTCTAACCAACGAAAAgttagaaaataaatattttctaccGCATCACTGTGTGTTTAAGGAAGAATCCTTAACAACAAAGCTTAGGGTTGTTTTTGATGGTTCGATGAAAAGCTCTAGTGGTTATTCGCTCAATGATATTTTACTCAAAGGTCCTACTCTCCAACcggaactttttgacattttgctaCGGTTTAGATTGTATTCCTTCGTTTTTACAACGGAtatacaaaaaatgtatagacaAGTTAGAATAAATCCTGCTCAAACCTCTCTTTTAAATATTCTCTGGCGTGACTCCCCTGAAAAAGACATTGAGTGTCTTGAATTGCAAACCGTCACGTATGGAACTAAAAGAGCTAGCCTTCAGAGTACTCGCTGTTTAATGGAACTGGCACAAACTCATCAGACTGAGTATCCTCTGGCCAGTGATGCTCTTCAAAATAGTTGTTACATTGATGGCATTCTCTATGGCGCTAATGATGTACAGACTCTCCTTAAAGCTCATAAGGAAATAACTAGTTTGCTTGGAACCGCTTGTATCTCTCTCCATAAATGGTGCTCTAACTCAgacttgtttttaaaaaatatctcttCTCTCTCTTCGAACACTACTTATGTAATAGCTTTAGATAATGGCTTCAATAAGGTTTTAGGTTTATGTTGGAATCCTATTCTTGACACCTTCTCAATCTCTCTCCCAAATTTTACCCTAAAGGACTCATACACCAAGAGAGAAGTACTGTCAATGATTGCCCAAATATTTGATCCTCAAGGCCTAATTAACCCAGTTACAGTTGTCGCTAaattaattatgcaaaaaatttggaTTTCAAAAATTAATTGGAACGATATCATAGATGCAGATACGTTGCATGAGTGGCTAAATTTTGTTCGCAGTCTCTCGCATTTTAAAGATTTAAATATACCTCGGTGTCTCTTTTTAAGTCAAGAAATCACTAGTGTTGAGATTCACGCATTCTCGGATGCAAGTTTAAAGGCTTATGGAGCTTGCATCTACCTACGTGTGATTTATAGATCAGAACAAGTATCTTGTTCACTTTTAGCATCTAAGAGTCGTGTCGCTCCGCTAA from Diabrotica virgifera virgifera chromosome 3, PGI_DIABVI_V3a harbors:
- the LOC126882599 gene encoding uncharacterized protein LOC126882599 produces the protein MEDLKKKRTPLKAKITRIENWLSQKASTEKDALQFQFRQTELKTCFLKYEEIMDQIDEIDEAGTEAEDRVTTEQKYFSILAGLQRKMDELLFGPPPLRSNSTQLTVATAKVRLPEITMQTYSGSFSEFNSFYQLFEAAIVNNEELNNVQRFIYLKSFLRNEPLQLIDNIEVVEENFDIAIKTLKDRYENKSRVISLHIQKLLKARSLVKSNSKALREFLTLAQQTLLALKNMSVPIEL